The following DNA comes from Chitinophaga nivalis.
AACATAATATGATATTCCCTGTGGTACACCCGAAAGGAACCAGTATTTTAAAAGTGGACGGTGTTTATCATCCGCTTTTAAAAAACGCGGTGGCCAACAGTCTTCATATGACGCCTGCCCGTAACCTGATTTTTCTGACCGGAGCCAACATGGCCGGGAAGTCTACCTTCTTGCGTTCATTCAGTACCGCCGTTTATATCGCGCATATGGGCTTTCCGGTAGCCGCAGCGGCGATGGAGTTTTCTGTGATGGATGGCGTATACACCACCATCAATCTGCCTGATAACCTGGGTATCGGGGCCAGTCATTTCTACGCAGAAGTATTGCGTGTGAAGAAAATAGGGCAGGAGCTCAGTGAAGGAAAATCACTGTTTGTATTGTTCGACGAATTGTTCCGGGGTACAAATGTGAAAGATGCACTGGAAGGAACCCTGGCAGTTTGTAATGCGTTTACCAACCGGAAAGATAGTAAGTTCATCATCTCCTCCCATATTATCGAAGCGGCGGACGAACTACGCAAAAAGGAAAGCGCCGCGTTTTACTTTCTTCCCACCGTGATGAAAGGTACTGTGCCTGCATACACATATACGCTGGAAGAAGGCGTTACCAACGATAAGCATGGAATGATCATTATTAATAACGAAGGGATACTGGACATTCTTAAGCAGGGAAACAAAGGCGGAAAACGGTTAAATAAGCAATTATGAGTTTTAAAATAGATCGCCAATCGGTAGGGGAGCTGAACCTCATGGGGAAATTCCGCCAGGGATCCGTATACTTTTTATTCAATAAAGTAAAAACCCGGATCGGAGAGAAACTGATGGATGAGATGTTTTCCCATCCGCTGCATGATGCCGCTGCCATCAACCGGCGGGTAGCAGTTTTTGAGTTTTTTGAAGAGAAAGGTATCGCATTTCCTTTTGAGGCCGACCAGGTTGCCCTGATGCGGGAGTATATTGACACGACGGGAGGAAAATCGCAATGGGCGGTGACGGTGGACATGCAACTGAAAAAGTTACTGGCCGGCCTTACGAAAGATGGCCGTTTCAAAAATACCCTGTTGCAGTTGCAGGCAACGATTGTAACGCTGAAGAAGTGTTTTGGCTTGCTGGAGTTGCTGCGGCGCGAAAACAGTCCTTTGCAGGAGCGGGTGGAAGCCTTACTGACCATTATGCATCAAAAGGATATCCGTAAAATTCTGGACTGCGATATCTACAAGCCGATGTCTACCCAAACGGTATCCCAGTATGATTTTCTGTTGCGCAACAGGCACAACGAAGCGATGAAGAACGTACTGCAGTTCATTGCAGAAACAGATGTATACATCGCGGTCAGCAACGTATCGCGTGAGCGGCATTTTTGTTACGCAACGGCAGTGGAGAAAACCGAAAATCTGTTCCATGCCCGTAATCTCCGGCATCCCTGTATCGCAAAAGCGGTGGGCAACGACATCGAAATGAAAGAGGGCAGTAATGTACTGTTTCTCACGGGAGCCAATATGGCGGGGAAGTCTACCTGGATGAAATCTATCGGTATTGGCATGTATATGGCGCATATTGGTTTCCCGGTAGCCGCTGCTGAAATGGTGTTTTCGGTGCGCGAAGGCATCTTCTCCAGCATCAATGTGGCTGACAACATCGCCATGGGGTACAGCCATTTCTATGCGGAAGTAGTCAGGGTAAAGGATGCTGCGCTGGCAGCAGCTACCGGCGAACACCTGCTGCTGATGTTCGATGAATTGTTTAAAGGCACCAATGTGAAAGACGCCTTTGATGGTACCCTGGCGGTTACGGAAGGATTCTCCGAATACAACAACTGCCTGTTTATTGTATCCACCCATATCATCGAAGTAGGGGAAGCGCTGAAAGACCTGCCTAATGTACAGTTTCGGTTTATGCCTACGGTGCTGGAAGGAAATGTGCCCAGGTACACCTACACTTTACAGGAAGGTATTACCGAAGACCGGCAGGGTATGATGATCATCGAAAATGAGGGCATCATTGCGCTGATTAATAAAATGTAACCCGGGAGCAACGCTCACCTGGCTGTATCGCGGCAATATACCGTGTTGATTACTGTTTTTAAAATTACCAATAGCATGAAGCAAATTTTTGCATCAGGGATACTTATGTCCCTGCTCACTACATCTGCCCTGGCCCAGGTACAACCTTTTACCGGATTTACCAGACAGGATCTGAAAGATGATTTTAAATACGCCGTTGAGCTGTTGAAGCAGCAGCACCCGAATCCTTACAAGTTCACAGACACGGTGACGTTTAATCGTAAAATGGATTCCCTGATGAACCGGCTGGATAAAGATCCGTCGCTGGTAAGCGCTTTACGGTATTCTCCCGTACAGTTATTCAATGATGTGCACCTGAAACTGGATTATGATGAGGAACGTGTGGTGGATGTATTTTATGGTATTAATCATTTTCCACTGGCCATCACCACTTTCAAAGACAGGATCATTGTGAATGCCAAAGGAGCAACGATTCCTTTCGGCGCAGAGATACTGCGTATTAATAAAATGCCTGCTGCAAAGCTGCTCAGCGAAATTGGGTATGCTACTTATAGTGATGGCTTCATCAGAACGGGGCCCGATCGTACCGCAACAAGTCTTAGTTTGTTCATCAGCCTTGTTTTCCCGGAAGCCACCAGTTATGAAGTAGTATACCAGGAGCCCGGCGCTAAAAGCCCCACTACCATACAACTGAAAGCAGTAGATGCTAAAACCGGCTACCATAACCGAAGCCTGGGTGAGCTACCTTTTAATACTTTCCTGAAGCGTGCCTATGTAACGAAGGAATACCAGGATAAGGAGTCTACCGCCATCCTGACCGTTCTTACATTTATGCTGGCCGAAAATGCCATGTATAAGGAGTTGAACGATTTTTTCGCGGAAGTAAAGAAGCGCAAGATCAGCAATGTTATTATCGATATCCGGTCGAACGGCGGCGGCAACCCGAATATGTCTGCGCTGCTGTATTCCTTTGTGGCGTTACAGCCGTTCGACAATGTTTTCAATTACCGGACAAAGAATATACAGCTGCATAATGCCGAAAACCTGTTGAATGGTTACGGCACCAAAATGGGAGAAGAAGAAGTAAAGCAGACCGAGAACTTTCTGAAACAACGGTTCGATTACGACAGTGCAGCCGGGTTTTATTATGGTAATGCGCGCCTGACAGAAGGTTCTATATCCAACTATCCGCCGGATAAGAATAGCTTTAAAGGTAACGTGTATGTGCTGATCAGCGGCGGTACAGTAAGTGCCGCTACTTACTTTGCTGCGCTGGTGAAGAATAACAAGCGTGGTATGCTGATCGGTACGGAAACCGGTAGTGGCGAAGCATCCACTACAGCGGCATGGTTCAATACCTATATGCTGCCTAAAACAAAAAGCAAGTTAACTGTTCCGATGAGCGAAATATATTTTATGAAGGCGAAGGAAGATAAGGGGAGAGGTTGTCTGCCCGACAAAGAGCTGACTTTTGAAGCGTTTCAGCAATACATCCATGCGGGCAAAGATCCGGAGATCCAATATACGTTGGACATAATAGGGGGCAGTAAGCAATAGACTCTGTAAGGTTGCGTATAACGTTTTTTTACCGATGTATTTCCAACGGGCTCACAGATAAGCGTAAAAATAAATATGCTTGCGTAATTAAAACCTTGTAGCATTTGATGCTACAAGGTTTTTTTGTTTTTTGTGGTATAGTGGTGGGGTTCGTTCCTTAGCAGACAGGAATATTTATAAACATGTGGAAGCGATGCATACTTCCCGATAGCAGCCCAGATTGTTCAGCGGGAAGTCTTCTGGCGTAATTCCCAGGATGTCGTTTTTTTCCTATACCCGTTGGCTGGAAAGAGCGAAATTTGGGATGAATGATAGCGCTTAAAAAGGAAGGAATATTGATTAATAAAAATGTCCATATCGTATTTGCTAATCGGCAATAAAGTACTTTTTAGCCTGGTATGACTAGGAAGGTCCTGACAAATATTGTGCGGACGTGAACACTTCCGGTTTGGTAGTCTCTTTCTTTCCAACGGATCGGTCATCACTACTTAATGCTGAACCCCTGACTGTTTCGTGTTTTTTATGCTGAACCCCGGAATCTTTCTTTAACCTTCACAAATATTATGTTATGAAAAAACAAAACGTCAAAAAAATATCGCTTAAGAAAATCAACATTGCCACTTTAAACCCCGAGAGCCAGCAGCAGGTGAATGGTGGCGGAAATACGTGGAACAGCGGTGCCATCAAAAGTTGTTTTGAAATCTGCGTTCCTGTTGTAAGCAGGCTGATTTATTGTCCTACTCTAAAAGGTATCAGTTGCTTTGCAACTAATTGTTGAGCTATGCATGTCAGCAAATTTATTTCGTCATTGTATCATTAAACATCCATTGTCTGAACCCCCGATTTTTTACAGCCTGACCATTATAGCAGGTATATTAATGCGCAGCTGCTGCTGTAAAGAATCTCCATCCACAGCCATACCCGGAAGTGCTGATTTCAGCGGGGTAGCCGGCGCATATTCATGCGCAAAGCTTCAGCATACAGCACATCAGCAAGTTCCGGGGGCCAGGTGGTGGAAGTAGATATCTTTCGATGACGGATACTAAAGTGGTTGCCCCTGTTTAGCCGGCTACATCAAACCGGATAAATTTCAATATGGTATCGAACTCAAAATCCCACCAGTAAGCAAATTCATTATTAGAGGCTGTTGGGTAAAGGGTGGTGTGCTCATCTAAGGTAGAACCGCCCTGGTTATTATATTGTATCCGAATTTTGTTCCTATCGATATGTATCGAATAAACCCGGACAAAATCCCCATCGTCGATTGTCAGTTCATATTTCGCTTTATGCTTGAACCAGTTGATGTCATTGATACTA
Coding sequences within:
- a CDS encoding MutS-related protein, which produces MYLQTDMQTMDDLRLFSKADTQGIYDIYNHSFTRGGQTIMEAMFRKPLNNREAILKRINTITAFVNRKASFPFDGAMLDQVEKYISFDDNPDGGTKVSLSEKEVQHGVMAIINLFHTLRQYLASAEMGTVKELEEERLAAIGILNAPAFIPVFNAQPNASISFAAVTAFDVLIRSKEKQQVLQLLHFIYHIDVYISVAQVTLKHNMIFPVVHPKGTSILKVDGVYHPLLKNAVANSLHMTPARNLIFLTGANMAGKSTFLRSFSTAVYIAHMGFPVAAAAMEFSVMDGVYTTINLPDNLGIGASHFYAEVLRVKKIGQELSEGKSLFVLFDELFRGTNVKDALEGTLAVCNAFTNRKDSKFIISSHIIEAADELRKKESAAFYFLPTVMKGTVPAYTYTLEEGVTNDKHGMIIINNEGILDILKQGNKGGKRLNKQL
- a CDS encoding MutS-related protein, with product MSFKIDRQSVGELNLMGKFRQGSVYFLFNKVKTRIGEKLMDEMFSHPLHDAAAINRRVAVFEFFEEKGIAFPFEADQVALMREYIDTTGGKSQWAVTVDMQLKKLLAGLTKDGRFKNTLLQLQATIVTLKKCFGLLELLRRENSPLQERVEALLTIMHQKDIRKILDCDIYKPMSTQTVSQYDFLLRNRHNEAMKNVLQFIAETDVYIAVSNVSRERHFCYATAVEKTENLFHARNLRHPCIAKAVGNDIEMKEGSNVLFLTGANMAGKSTWMKSIGIGMYMAHIGFPVAAAEMVFSVREGIFSSINVADNIAMGYSHFYAEVVRVKDAALAAATGEHLLLMFDELFKGTNVKDAFDGTLAVTEGFSEYNNCLFIVSTHIIEVGEALKDLPNVQFRFMPTVLEGNVPRYTYTLQEGITEDRQGMMIIENEGIIALINKM
- a CDS encoding S41 family peptidase, which produces MKQIFASGILMSLLTTSALAQVQPFTGFTRQDLKDDFKYAVELLKQQHPNPYKFTDTVTFNRKMDSLMNRLDKDPSLVSALRYSPVQLFNDVHLKLDYDEERVVDVFYGINHFPLAITTFKDRIIVNAKGATIPFGAEILRINKMPAAKLLSEIGYATYSDGFIRTGPDRTATSLSLFISLVFPEATSYEVVYQEPGAKSPTTIQLKAVDAKTGYHNRSLGELPFNTFLKRAYVTKEYQDKESTAILTVLTFMLAENAMYKELNDFFAEVKKRKISNVIIDIRSNGGGNPNMSALLYSFVALQPFDNVFNYRTKNIQLHNAENLLNGYGTKMGEEEVKQTENFLKQRFDYDSAAGFYYGNARLTEGSISNYPPDKNSFKGNVYVLISGGTVSAATYFAALVKNNKRGMLIGTETGSGEASTTAAWFNTYMLPKTKSKLTVPMSEIYFMKAKEDKGRGCLPDKELTFEAFQQYIHAGKDPEIQYTLDIIGGSKQ
- a CDS encoding class I lanthipeptide translates to MKKQNVKKISLKKINIATLNPESQQQVNGGGNTWNSGAIKSCFEICVPVVSRLIYCPTLKGISCFATNC